A region of Saccharomyces mikatae IFO 1815 strain IFO1815 genome assembly, chromosome: 12 DNA encodes the following proteins:
- the UBR2 gene encoding putative ubiquitin-protein ligase UBR2 (similar to Saccharomyces cerevisiae UBR2 (YLR024C); ancestral locus Anc_5.191), with protein sequence MEDSELSINNIRDFLTELPKLAKCEYSETTSYLLWKTLNLRLKNNDNNIDWNSLVSILNSEAWTSEKYRDILDGKKWRTLEFESDHHFVNNIHTGTACTRLCFPSETIYYCFTCSTNPLYEICELCFDKEKHVNHSYVAKVVMRPEGRICHCGDPFAFNQPNYAFKCKNELNNIPISDDDYNTIDEEDVVSLLNYVLDFLIDVTVSYKEEAEAHSGETKATVRMYSDQNTTTDVTTDKQECESLVNDDNFMFFDNSWSSTKKEAHEEWAIQIEEEECNVHYMDLASIITKTLNTPVEYALSITRALEDSHDVVTVLQGNDFFEMDRIAKEFQKENIRVHVRKVSDIFKRKLTDDLTDWLYSLCFKSTKSLQNKYSLRFSMLDVWYSHFSKMRVSPSNTNPDFSKINLLGGFLISNENSDESWFKPWPLKNIKDERILKILTNYNERLTRAHSPNTVSHFYNFYGSRFQYIIINSINILSKKSKFKMLKILSSLFSLRDESRKFLAAQYIDVYLSVLYDTVASDAKECQVTLMSLLGQYTFQDPSIANMIISSGFIERTIRFAFTLMAFNPEDLMSYLPISLYNGFKLPTETIRNRRTIICFKDLCTIMSANTVPEELLSNDAIFNAIIESFSEFSNVLPLKRETKEHVEVENFDFSAFYFFFSSILIMTDGYTRSISLVKDAAFRKQIVLKLLNVAQTKEFESLANSRKAISSENASTNENDTNKVTLSTVRETICNYVTETINFQVGVNTQYFFNPMSYLFKFVVQWSQCGRYVPIPTSLTNYINLFEVFQDKQKALHISESALSTLVLIGQINVGFWVRNGTPITHQARMYTKYSMREFTYISDIFNVQFSMAMCNPNELMVTYLSRWGLKHWANGVPMYDYPDAETTIAVVNECILLLIQLLTEVRSLVMKSSKEGFERTFKSEIIHALCFDTCSYAQIVNCIPEHITKHPSFDIYLEKYANYTPPISLTDNGIFVLKEGYKDEIDPYYIGLSSSRRYDVEKNIRLNMSNLKKMKYEDTFVPAKKVKDLLKNTLFSGLYSISSVNTFGLFLKNTLDHIIKYDYDNLLPRVVHLIHLCVVNNLNEFMGILWHEYAIVDTEFCHYHSIGSILYYCLLKDNFSESHGKIREIFRYLMETAPHVNVNSYLNEQATSYTPGILWPTKKDKSHKDKEFERKKHLARLRKKKLMKKLAQQQLKFMENNSVDTSEISTPRTTSPSLSPTGTDADNSSNTIGSNYDDDCVFCKMPKDDDIFAYFSYQEQNICDHGIDFTNPSDVNRIISLFSGKQPRNSTVQEKTQDDDGTRLKLTKCEPVLRACGHGSHIKCLSGHMKSIRGIQNQTTKNIPLSYGSGLIYCPVCNSISNSFLPRANNIEKRAAIEFFKCIESHIDMEDNFDLMSSTYIKAAMILGDLQGEKVITVKDAYKVANGVLVSTIANIELRLRSYKEEGKIVNLKRISSQCILTLQLVCELKSLLYRRFVESKSFSNEIPSKIWNWNNFLIEGNNTDLLLYMSQAFDNIDEGKNLQPPTLCIYEMFKRRFHQLLLLLARDMMRVNFYKDCRSKIKTLSNESEESSTNFYYLFETFKKYVDLFKPDDIQFDDASLEKNKSLICSLLLESLTIFCRRTLLLFNIQYADDNNDSNINNDSNNNDDATKAHEIELIFQYFKLPSFSHFLKDFFYNELTQNIERYNDGNDDLRIQQVIYDMVQNINTRSYPSPEHIQLIKLPLNLSKFSLDNDEISNKCDKYEIGVCLLCGQKCHIQKSIALQGYLQGECTDHVRNGCEIISSYGVFLMTRTNAIYLSYGKRGTFYAAPYLSKYGETNEDYKFSTPVYLNQARYANLANEIVFGNMIPHIVFRLTDGNADLGGWETM encoded by the coding sequence ATGGAAGATTCTGAGTTGTctattaataatattagggATTTTCTTACGGAGCTCCCTAAACTCGCGAAATGCGAATATAGCGAAACTACTAGTTATTTGTTATGGAAAACTTTAAATCTACGCCTTAAGAATAACGATAACAATATAGACTGGAACTCTCTCGTTTCTATACTAAATTCTGAAGCCTGGACAAGCGAAAAATACAGAGACATACTTGATGGAAAAAAGTGGAGAACATTGGAGTTTGAAAGTGACCATCATTTTGTGAATAACATACATACCGGGACTGCGTGCACACGTTTATGTTTTCCCTCAGAGACAATTTACTACTGTTTCACATGCTCTACGAATCCATTGTATGAAATCTGTGAGCTTtgttttgataaagaaaaacacGTAAACCATTCTTATGTTGCCAAAGTGGTTATGCGCCCAGAGGGCAGAATATGTCATTGTGGTGACCCCTTTGCCTTTAATCAGCCGAACTACGCATTCAAATGCAAGAATGAGTTGAATAATATTCCAATTTCGGATGATGATTATAACACTatcgatgaagaagacgtGGTTTCCCTATTGAATTATGTCCTGGATTTCTTAATTGATGTGACAGTTTCCTATAAGGAAGAGGCTGAAGCTCATTCAGGAGAAACAAAAGCGACCGTTCGGATGTATTCTGATCAAAACACCACTACTGATGTTACAACAGATAAACAAGAATGCGAATCATTAgttaatgatgataacttTATGTTTTTTGACAACAGTTGGTCTAGTACCAAGAAGGAAGCTCATGAAGAGTGGGCTATCCAaatcgaagaagaagagtgTAATGTACACTATATGGACCTAGCATCTATAATAACCAAAACCCTAAATACGCCGGTTGAATATGCATTATCTATAACAAGAGCTTTAGAAGATTCTCATGATGTAGTAACTGTGCTCCAAGGTAATGACTTTTTCGAAATGGACCGAATAGCTAAAGAATtccaaaaggaaaacataAGAGTTCATGTAAGGAAAGTGAGCGATatatttaaaagaaagctGACTGATGATTTAACAGATTGGTTGTATTCTTTGTGCTTCAAGTCGACTAAATCTCTGCAAAATAAGTACTCTCTTAGATTTTCCATGCTTGATGTTTGGTATTCGCATTTTTCTAAAATGAGAGTATCTCCTTCCAATACAAATCCGGATTTTTCCAAGATTAACTTGTTAGGTGGATTCTTAATATCCAACGAAAATAGCGATGAATCGTGGTTCAAACCTTGGCcattaaaaaatatcaaggATGAAAGAATCTTAAAAATACTCACTAACTACAATGAAAGATTAACCAGGGCTCATTCACCGAACACCGTGAGCCATTTTTACAACTTTTATGGATCTAGATTCCAGTATATAATTATCAACTCTATTAACATCCtgtcaaaaaaatccaagTTTAAAATGTTGAAgattttatcatcattattttccCTTAGGGATGAAAGCAGAAAGTTTCTTGCCGCGCAGTATATTGATGTTTATCTTTCTGTCCTTTATGATACTGTCGCATCAGACGCTAAAGAATGCCAGGTAACTCTTATGAGTCTATTAGGACAATATACTTTCCAGGACCCAAGCATAGCAAATATGATCATAAGTTCAGGATTCATTGAAAGAACTATTAGGTTTGCTTTTACTCTCATGGCATTTAATCCAGAGGATCTTATGTCATACTTACCCATTTCTTTGTACAATGGATTCAAATTGCCCACTGAAACTATACGGAATCGAAGAACAATCATTTGCTTTAAAGATCTTTGTACGATAATGTCTGCAAATACTGTTCCTGAGGAATTGCTATCCAATGACGCGATTTTCAACGCAATTATCGAGTCCTTCTCCGAATTCAGTAACGTCTTACCTTTAAAAAGGGAGACTAAAGAACACGTAGAAGTTGagaattttgatttttctgcattctacttctttttctcgTCAATATTAATTATGACAGATGGATACACACGTAGTATATCATTGGTCAAAGATGCGGCTTTTCGTAAGCAAATTGTTCTTAAACTACTAAATGTCGCTCAAACAAAGGAATTTGAGTCACTGGCTAATTCTAGAAAGGCCATATCGTCTGAGAACGCATCAaccaatgaaaatgatacGAATAAAGTAACGCTGTCTACAGTTAGAGAGACTATATGTAATTATGTCACAGAAACCATTAATTTTCAAGTGGGTGTAAATACacagtatttttttaatccAATGTCGTATTTGTTCAAATTTGTTGTTCAATGGAGTCAATGTGGTAGATATGTGCCAATTCCCACATCTTTGACAAATTACATTAACCTTTTCGAGGTCTTTCAGGATAAGCAGAAAGCTTTACACATATCAGAGTCGGCTTTGTCTACTCTGGTTTTAATTGGACAAATAAACGTCGGTTTTTGGGTAAGAAACGGCACTCCCATTACCCATCAGGCCCGGATGTACACAAAATACAGCATGAGAGAGTTTACTTATATCAGTGACATTTTTAATGTCCAATTTAGTATGGCAATGTGTAATCCTAATGAACTAATGGTTACATATCTTTCAAGATGGGGATTGAAACATTGGGCAAACGGTGTTCCGATGTATGATTATCCTGACGCCGAAACCACTATAGCCGTTGTTAATGAATGcattttgttgttgattCAATTGCTTACAGAGGTGAGATCTTTAGTAAtgaaatcttcaaaagaaggatTTGAGAGAACGTTTAAGTCAGAGATTATCCATGCGCTTTGTTTTGACACGTGTTCTTACGCACAAATAGTTAACTGCATTCCAGAGCATATTACTAAGCATCCTTCATTTGACATATATCTCGAAAAATATGCTAACTACACTCCTCCAATAAGTTTGACCGACAATGGAATTTTCGTATTGAAAGAAGGGTATAAAGATGAGATTGACCCTTATTATATAGGGCTTTCATCCAGTAGAAGATACGACgtggaaaaaaacataaggCTAAATATGTCCAatctgaagaaaatgaaatatgaAGACACTTTTGTGCcagcaaaaaaagttaaagatTTGTTAAAAAATACACTATTTTCTGGACTCTATTCAATATCATCAGTGAACACTTTTGgcttgtttttgaaaaataccCTGGATCATATTATAAAGTATGATTATGATAATTTACTACCAAGGGTTGTTCATTTAATTCACTTATGTGTAGTTAATAACTTGAACGAATTTATGGGGATTTTGTGGCATGAATACGCAATTGTTGACACGGAATTCTGCCATTATCACAGCATTGGTTCTATTCTGTATTATTGTTTGTTGAAGgataatttttcagaatctCACGGTAAAATTAGGGAGATTTTTAGATACCTAATGGAAACAGCTCCTCATGTAAATGTAAACAGTTACCTGAATGAGCAAGCCACGTCGTACACACCGGGAATTCTATGGccaacaaagaaagataagAGTCACAAGGATAAAGagtttgaaagaaaaaaacaccTTGCTCgattaagaaagaaaaaactaaTGAAGAAGTTGGCACAGCAGCAATTAAAATTCATGGAAAACAATAGCGTAGACACTTCCGAGATTAGCACGCCCAGAACTACATCGCCTAGTTTATCTCCTACCGGGACAGATGCAGACAATAGCAGCAATACAATTGGTAGTAACTACGATGATGACTGTGTATTTTGTAAGATGCCCAAGGATGATGATATATTTGCTTATTTCTCTTATCAAGAACAGAACATATGTGATCATGGCATCGATTTTACAAATCCATCAGACGTCAATAGGATAATTTCTCTATTTAGTGGTAAGCAACCAAGAAATAGTACAGTTCAAGAGAAAACgcaagatgatgatggaaCAAGATTGAAATTAACCAAATGCGAACCAGTGCTACGAGCATGTGGTCATGGATCTCATATTAAATGTTTAAGTGGCCACATGAAGTCTATTCGGGGTATACAAAATCAAACTACGAAGAATATTCCATTATCATATGGTTCAGGGTTGATATACTGTCCCGTATGCAATTCTATAAGCAATTCATTCCTACCGAGAGCAAATAACATAGAGAAAAGAGCAGCCATTGAGTTCTTCAAGTGTATTGAGAGTCATATCGATATGGAAGATAATTTTGATTTAATGAGCTCCACTTATATCAAGGCAGCGATGATTCTAGGCGATCTCCAGGGTGAGAAAGTCATAACTGTTAAGGATGCATATAAAGTTGCTAACGGTGTTCTTGTTAGCACAATTGCGAATATAGAGCTCAGATTAAGATCGTATAAAGAGGAAGGGAAAATagtaaatttgaaaaggataTCTAGTCAGTGCATTTTGACCTTACAATTGGTTTGTGAGCTAAAATCACTCCTTTACAGGAGATTCGTTGAGTCAAAAAGTTTTAGCAATGAAATCCCTAGTAAAATATGGAACTGgaataattttttaatagagGGTAATAATACGGATCTGCTCTTATATATGAGCCAAGCTTTTGACAATATCGATGAAGGAAAGAATTTGCAACCACCTACTCTATGTATTTATGAaatgttcaaaagaagGTTTCATCAACTACTACTTTTACTTGCAAGAGATATGATGAGAGTGAACTTTTACAAGGATTGTCGAAGTAAGATCAAAACATTATCAAACGAATCAGAGGAATCATCTACAAATTTTTACTATttatttgaaacttttaaaAAGTACGTTGACCTCTTTAAACCAGATGATATCCAGTTTGATGATGCaagtttggaaaagaacaaaagttTAATATGCTCGTTATTACTAGAGTCTTTGACCATTTTTTGTCGAAGAACACTCTTGTTATTCAATATTCAATATGCTGATGATAACAATGACAGtaatatcaacaatgattccaataataatgatgacgCAACTAAAGCACATGAAATTGAGCTTATTTTCCAGTATTTCAAACTGCCTagtttttctcattttttgaaggatTTCTTTTACAACGAATTAACTCAAAACATCGAAAGGTATAATGATGGTAATGATGATTTAAGAATCCAACAAGTGATATATGACATGGTCCAAAATATAAACACAAGATCGTATCCTTCACCAGAACATATCCAACTTATCAAACTACCTTTAAACCTCTCCAAATTTTCCCTCgacaatgatgaaataTCGAATAAATGCGATAAATACGAGATCGGAGTATGTTTGTTGTGTGGTCAAAAATGCCATATTCAAAAGAGTATTGCACTACAAGGTTACTTACAGGGCGAATGCACTGACCATGTGAGAAATGGATGCGAAATTATCTCCTCTTACGGAGTTTTCTTAATGACCAGGACAAACGCAATATACCTGTCATACGGAAAAAGAGGTACTTTTTATGCTGCACCTTATCTGAGTAAATACGGAGAGACCAACGAAGACTACAAATTCAGTACACCTGTCTATTTGAACCAGGCAAGATACGCGAATCTAGCGAATGAGATTGTTTTCGGGAACATGATTCCGCACATAGTCTTCCGATTGACGGACGGCAATGCAGATCTTGGTGGATGGGAGACTATGTAG
- the SNF7 gene encoding ESCRT-III subunit protein SNF7 (similar to Saccharomyces cerevisiae SNF7 (YLR025W); ancestral locus Anc_2.422): MLSYFFGGASNNAKNKEQPKKAIVELREQINLLSKKQSHLRTQITNQENEARIFLTKGNKVMAKNSLKKKKLHEQYLSKLEGTMDSLEQQLFSIESANLNLETMRAMQQGAKAMKTIHGGLDIDKVDETMDEIREQLELGDEISDAISRPLNTGANEVDEDELDEELDMLAQENANQETSKIVNNNVEAAPISENKVSLPNVPSNKIKQSEASMKDKEDEEEEEDEDEKALRELQAEMGL; encoded by the coding sequence ATGTTAtcgtatttttttggtggGGCATCAAATAATGCCAAGAACAAAGAACAGCCAAAGAAGGCTATAGTGGAGTTGAGGGAGCAAATCAACCTTCTATCCAAAAAGCAATCGCACTTGCGTACTCAAATTAcaaaccaagaaaatgaagctAGAATCTTTTTGACGAAGGGCAACAAAGTAATGGCCAAGAACTCACttaagaagaagaagttacACGAACAATATTTAAGTAAGCTAGAAGGCACAATGGACTCTCTGGAACAGCAGCTTTTCTCCATAGAAAGCGCAAACTTAAATCTAGAAACAATGAGGGCCATGCAGCAGGGTGCTAAGGCAATGAAAACAATTCATGGTGGTCTTGACATAGACAAAGTGGATGAAACTATGGACGAGATAAGGGAACAACTAGAGTTAGGAGACGAAATAAGCGATGCTATATCTAGACCGTTAAATACTGGCGCAAACGAGgtggatgaagatgaactGGATGAGGAATTGGACATGCTGGCTCAAGAAAACGCTAATCAAGAAACTTCTAAGATagttaataataatgttgaaGCGGCACCCATTTCAGAGAATAAGGTCTCGTTACCCAATGTTCCAAGTAATAAGATTAAACAGAGCGAGGCTTCCATGAAAGacaaagaagatgaagaggaagaagaagatgaggacGAAAAGGCATTAAGGGAACTACAAGCGGAAATGGGGCTTTGA
- the SED5 gene encoding t-SNARE syntaxin (similar to Saccharomyces cerevisiae SED5 (YLR026C); ancestral locus Anc_2.421), translating into MNIKDRTSEFQQSVLSYKKRNKNFKEQQRERLQEQENGTSTNSATGNGRNVSEFQKKASGIAHEISSTAQLLSKLAVLAKRKPMFNDNPIEIAELSFLIKRKIYAIEQSLVQLSQLKKTDVNGNASNKSSNQPSAVQHSKNVVNLLNTQMKNISGNFKDVLEERQRLEMANKDRWQKLTTDTENAQGDDHTQSSHAVDLTTYNNSNPFMTSLIDESSEKNNSSSNQGELSFPQNDSQLMLMEEGQLSNNVYLQERNRAVETIESTIQEVGNLFQQLASMVQEQGEVIQRIDANVEDIDLNISGAQRELLKYFDRIKSNRWLAAKVFFVIFVFFLIWVLVN; encoded by the coding sequence ATGAATATAAAGGATAGAACTTCAGAATTTCAACAAAGCGTGTTGAGttacaagaaaagaaacaaaaactttAAAGAGCAACAGAGAGAACGTCttcaagaacaagaaaacggAACTTCTACTAACAGTGCTACCGGCAATGGGAGAAATGTCTCTgagtttcaaaaaaaggcCTCTGGCATAGCCCATGAAATTTCATCTACCGCGCAGTTATTATCTAAATTAGCCGTTCTGGCCAAGAGAAAACCCATGTTCAATGATAATCCCATCGAGATTGCTGAACTGTCGTTTTTgatcaaaagaaagatttatGCCATTGAGCAAAGTTTAGTACAGTTAAGCCAGCTTAAAAAAACCGACGTGAATGGTAATGCGTCAAATAAATCGTCTAATCAACCAAGTGCTGTGCAGCATTCCAAAAATGTTGTAAACCTTTTGAACACccaaatgaaaaacataTCAGGAAATTTCAAAGACGTACTGGAGGAAAGGCAACGATTAGAAATGGCAAACAAAGACAGATGGCAAAAATTGACCACTGACACCGAAAATGCACAAGGGGATGATCACACACAAAGTAGTCATGCTGTGGACTTGACCACATACAACAACTCTAACCCATTCATGACTTCACTAATAGATGAATCctcagaaaagaataacaGCTCGTCCAATCAAGGCGAATTGTCTTTTCCTCAAAACGATTCTCAATTAATGTTGATGGAAGAGGGCCAGCTATCAAATAATGTCTACttgcaagaaagaaatagagCAGTGGAGACAATAGAGTCCACCATTCAGGAAGTAGGGAATCTCTTTCAACAATTGGCTTCCATGGTCCAAGAGCAAGGCGAAGTCATCCAAAGAATTGATGCTAATGTAGAAGACATCGATTTAAATATTAGTGGCGCTCAAAgagaacttttgaagtatTTCGACAGGATAAAAAGTAATAGGTGGTTAGCCGCTAAGGTgttttttgtaatttttgtattttttctaatttgGGTTTTAGTCAACTAA
- the AAT2 gene encoding aspartate transaminase AAT2 (similar to Saccharomyces cerevisiae AAT2 (YLR027C); ancestral locus Anc_2.420), producing MSTSLFNNIELLPPDALFGIKQRYGQDQRTTKVDLGIGAYRDDNGKPWVLPSVKAAEKLIHSDSSYNHEYLGITGLPTLTSNAAKIIFGTQSDALQEDRVISVQSLSGTGALHISAKFFSKFFPDKLVYLSKPTWANHMAIFENQGLKTATYPYWANETKSLDLDGFLSAIQKAPEGSVFVLHSCAHNPTGLDPTNKQWVQIVDAIASKNHIALFDTAYQGFATGDLDKDAYAVRLGVEKLATVSPVFVCQSFAKNAGMYGERVGCFHLALTKQVQNNTIKAAVTSQLAKIIRSEVSNPPAYGAKIVAKLLETPELTQQWHKDMVTMSSRITKMRHALRDHLVKLGTPGNWDHIVNQCGMFSFTGLTPQMVKRLEETHAVYLVASGRASIAGLNEGNVEYVAKAIDEVVRFYATEAKL from the coding sequence ATGTCTACCTCCCTATTCAATAACATAGAATTGTTGCCTCCAGATGCCCTTTTCGGTATCAAACAAAGGTATGGGCAAGACCAGCGCACTACCAAGGTCGATTTGGGTATCGGAGCTTACAGAGACGACAACGGTAAACCATGGGTTCTACCAAGTGTTAAAGCTGCGGAAAAGTTAATTCATAGTGACAGCTCCTACAATCATGAGTATCTCGGGATTACCGGGTTGCCAACTTTGACATCAAACGCTGCGAAAATCATTTTCGGTACTCAATCCGACGCCTTACAGGAAGACAGAGTAATCTCTGTACAATCACTTTCAGGTACGGGGGCTCTTCATATCTCTGccaagtttttttcaaagttcttCCCAGATAAATTGGTATATTTGTCCAAGCCCACTTGGGCCAACCACATGGCCATTTTTGAGAACCAAGGCTTGAAAACGGCCACTTACCCTTACTGGGCCAACGAAACTAAGTCTCTTGACCTAGATGGCTTCCTGAGTGCTATTCAAAAGGCTCCAGAGGGCTCGGTTTTCGTTCTACACTCTTGTGCTCACAACCCCACTGGTTTAGACCCAACTAACAAGCAATGGGTTCAGATAGTTGATGCTATTGCCTCCAAAAATCACATCGCTCTGTTTGATACTGCCTACCAAGGATTTGCCACGGGTGATTTGGACAAAGATGCCTATGCTGTGCGTTTGGGTGTGGAGAAGCTTGCTACAGTTTCCCCAGTGTTTGTGTGCCAGTCGTTTGCTAAGAACGCTGGTATGTATGGTGAACGTGTGGGCTGTTTCCATCTAGCACTTACAAAGCAAGTGCAGAACAACACCATTAAGGCTGCTGTCACCTCTCAACTGGCCAAAATAATTCGTAGCGAAGTGTCCAACCCACCAGCCTACGGTGCTAAGATTGTCGCTAAATTATTGGAGACACCTGAATTAACCCAGCAATGGCACAAAGATATGGTTACCATGTCTTCCAGAATTACTAAGATGAGACACGCATTAAGAGACCATTTAGTCAAGTTAGGCACTCCGGGCAATTGGGATCATATAGTAAACCAATGTGGGATGTTCTCCTTTACGGGACTAACTCCTCAAATGGTTAAGAGACTTGAAGAAACCCACGCAGTTTACTTGGTTGCCTCCGGTAGAGCCTCCATCGCCGGGTTGAATGAAGGAAATGTGGAATATGTGGCTAAGGCCATTGATGAAGTGGTGCGCTTCTATGCTACTGAAGCTAAATTGTAA
- the ADE16 gene encoding bifunctional phosphoribosylaminoimidazolecarboxamide formyltransferase/IMP cyclohydrolase ADE16 (similar to Saccharomyces cerevisiae ADE16 (YLR028C) and ADE17 (YMR120C); ancestral locus Anc_2.418) produces the protein MGKYTKTAILSVYDKTGLLDLAKGLVENNVRILASGGTANMVREAGFPVDDVSSITHAPEMLGGRVKTLHPAVHAGILARNLEGDEKDLKEQHIDKVDFVVCNLYPFKETVAKIGVTVQEAVEEIDIGGVTLLRAAAKNHSRVTILSDPNDYSIFLQDLSKDGEISQDLKNRFALKAFEHTADYDAAISDFFRKQYSEGKAQLPLRYGCNPHQRPAQAYITQEEELPFKVLCGTPGYINLLDALNSWPLVKELSASLNLPAAASFKHVSPAGAAVGLPLSDVEKQVYFVNDMEDLSPLACAYARARGADRMSSFGDFIALSNIVDVATAKIISKEVSDGVIAPGYEQEALDILSKKKNGKYCILQIDPNYVPGQMENREVFGVTLQQKRNDAIINQSTFKEIVSKNKALTEQAVIDLTVATLVLKYTQSNSVCYAKNGMVVGLGAGQQSRIHCTRLAGDKTDNWWLRQHPKVLNMKWAKGIKRADKSNAIDLFVTGQRIEGPEKADYESKFEEIPEPLTKEERLEWLSKLTNVSLSSDAFFPFPDNVYRAVQSGVKFIAAPSGSVMDKVVFQAADSFDIVYVENPIRLFHH, from the coding sequence ATGGGCAAATATACCAAGACTGCCATCCTATCAGTTTATGATAAGACTGGTTTATTAGACTTAGCCAAGGGATTGGTGGAGAACAATGTTCGTATCTTAGCATCCGGTGGTACAGCAAACATGGTCAGAGAGGCTGGTTTCCCAGTGGACGATGTTTCCTCAATTACGCATGCACCCGAAATGCTAGGGGGCAGAGTGAAGACTTTACATCCTGCCGTTCACGCAGGAATTCTTGCCAGAAATCTAGAGGGTGATGAAAAGGATTTGAAGGAACAACACATTGATAAAGTGGATTTTGTCGTATGTAATCTCTATCCATTTAAAGAAACTGTGGCTAAAATTGGTGTTACAGTTCAAGAAGccgttgaagaaattgatattgGTGGTGTAACTTTATTAAGAGCCGCCGCAAAGAACCATTCAAGAGTGACTATTCTTTCGGATCCTAACGATTATTCTATCTTTTTACAAGACTTGTCTAAAGATGGGGAAATCTCTCAAGACTTAAAAAATAGATTTGCACTGAAGGCGTTTGAACATACAGCTGATTATGATGCAGCcatttctgattttttcagGAAACAGTACTCCGAGGGGAAAGCCCAATTACCTCTAAGATACGGATGTAATCCTCACCAAAGACCTGCACAAGCTTATATCACTCAAGAAGAGGAATTACCTTTCAAAGTGCTTTGCGGTACACCAGGATACATAAATCTTTTGGATGCCTTGAACTCGTGGCCCTTAGTGAAAGAATTATCCGCATCATTGAATCTGCCTGCTGCGGCGTCATTTAAGCACGTTTCTCCAGCAGGCGCTGCTGTGGGGCTTCCATTATCTGATGTGGAAAAGCAGGTTTATTTTGTAAACGATATGGAGGATCTGTCACCTTTGGCATGCGCATACGCTAGAGCCCGTGGTGCGGACAGGATGTCATCATTTGGCGATTTCATTGCGTTGTCCAATATTGTGGATGTTGCGACAGCAAAAATAATTTCGAAAGAAGTCTCTGACGGTGTTATCGCTCCTGGGTATGAACAAGAGGCATTGGACATACTatccaaaaagaaaaacggGAAATACTGTATTCTACAGATCGATCCGAACTACGTTCCTGGTCAAATGGAAAATCGAGAAGTCTTTGGCGTCACACTgcaacaaaaaagaaatgatgcAATAATTAATCAATCCACTTTCAAGGAGATTGTCTCGAAGAATAAAGCGCTTACCGAGCAAGCCGTCATCGATTTGACCGTTGCCACCCTAGTTTTAAAGTACACACAATCAAATTCCGTCTGCTATGCCAAGAACGGTATGGTCGTGGGACTTGGGGCCGGTCAACAATCACGTATACATTGTACTAGATTAGCTGGGGACAAGACGGACAACTGGTGGTTGAGACAGCACCCAAAGGTTTTGAATATGAAATGGGCTAAAGGAATCAAGAGAGCAGACAAATCTAACGCCATTGATCTTTTCGTTACAGGGCAAAGAATAGAAGGTCCGGAAAAGGCGGATTACGAAAgcaaatttgaagaaattccTGAACCGCTCACTAAAGAAGAGAGGCTGGAATGGCTAAGCAAATTAACCAATGTGTCGTTGTCATCTGATGCTTTTTTCCCCTTTCCCGACAATGTTTATAGAGCTGTGCAATCTGGTGTAAAATTTATCGCGGCTCCCTCAGGATCTGTGATGGACAAGGTCGTATTCCAGGCTGCCGATTCATTCGATATTGTCTACGTGGAAAATCCGATTCGTCTATTCCACCATTAG